The following coding sequences lie in one Arabidopsis thaliana chromosome 3, partial sequence genomic window:
- a CDS encoding F-box associated ubiquitination effector family protein (F-box associated ubiquitination effector family protein; CONTAINS InterPro DOMAIN/s: F-box associated domain, type 1 (InterPro:IPR006527), F-box associated interaction domain (InterPro:IPR017451); BEST Arabidopsis thaliana protein match is: F-box associated ubiquitination effector family protein (TAIR:AT3G23685.1); Has 663 Blast hits to 645 proteins in 2 species: Archae - 0; Bacteria - 0; Metazoa - 0; Fungi - 0; Plants - 663; Viruses - 0; Other Eukaryotes - 0 (source: NCBI BLink).) translates to MCRFSYALGYVNTDSCRNYKLLRLIDYYYNAHEKQFFCTYWCAAKRNVDVNEVFANRLICFDFTSERFGPLLPLPFSGGHIDCMTLSCVREEKLAVLLQHDESNPYELDLSITTKIETGEVLWSKFLRVETAGFDSYVPIINGSFFIDEEKKVAIGFEDGNRHTINIIGEAGYLRALDLVGDYGDQRCKTDLCSYVPSLVQIKQPEGGEREEESELEKLRYDENMSRLVLLETNP, encoded by the exons ATGTGCAGGTTCTCTTACGCTCTTGGATACGTGAATACGGATTCTTGTCGTAACTACAAGTTGTTGAGGTTGATAGATTATTACTACAATGCACACGAGAAGCAATTCTTTTG CACGTACTGGTGTGCTGCAAAAAGGAACGTAGATGTAAATGAAGTCTTTGCTAATCGCttaatctgttttgattttacaagtGAGAGATTTGGTCCTCTTCTGCCTCTGCCGTTTAGTGGTGGGCATATTGACTGTATGACGTTATCTTgtgttagagaagagaagcttgcgGTTTTACTTCAGCACGATGAATCAAATCCATATGAGCTTGACTTATCGATTACGACCAAGATTGAGACTGGAGAGGTGTTGTGGAGCAAGTTCTTGAGAGTGGAAACAGCTGGATTTGATAGTTATGTTCCTATTATAAATGGAAGTTTCTTCATtgacgaggagaagaaagtcgCCATTGGTTTTGAAGATGGGAATCGCCACACAATTAACATCATTGGAGAGGCTGGATACTTGAGGGCATTGGATCTCGTTGGAGATTATGGAGACCAAAGATGTAAGACAGATCTGTgctcttatgttccaagtttagtGCAAATCAAGCAACCTGAAGGAGGggaaagggaagaagaaagcgaATTGGAGAAGCTTCGATATGATGAAAACATGTCGAGACTTGTCTTACTTGAAACGAATCCATGA
- a CDS encoding F-box associated ubiquitination effector family protein (F-box associated ubiquitination effector family protein; CONTAINS InterPro DOMAIN/s: F-box associated domain, type 1 (InterPro:IPR006527), F-box associated interaction domain (InterPro:IPR017451); BEST Arabidopsis thaliana protein match is: F-box associated ubiquitination effector family protein (TAIR:AT3G25090.1); Has 830 Blast hits to 800 proteins in 3 species: Archae - 0; Bacteria - 0; Metazoa - 0; Fungi - 0; Plants - 830; Viruses - 0; Other Eukaryotes - 0 (source: NCBI BLink).), giving the protein MHIGQAAAKEGESQMIVMMGNNLSLTSIILNGDPSIEHKGKLPCLDEQVKISQFYHCEGLLLCILKDDSRFVVCNPYLEQTRWIEPRYSHRPHGWDRFSYALGYVNTDSCCYYKLLGLIDYYYNAHEKQFFWYGIYDFDSDLWTTLDVTPHWRIAFCNRGVSLKGSTYWCAAERNVDVDEVLADRLICFDFTSERFGPLLPLPFSGGHIDCMTLSCVREEKLAVLLQHDESNPYELDLWITTKIETGEEKKVAFGFDGRNRERVIVIGEAGYLRGLDLVGDFGDQECRTDLCSYVPSLVQIKQPEGGESKQQSDLEKCRYDENMLRLVSL; this is encoded by the exons ATGCACATTGGTCAAGCCGCAGCAAAGGAAGGTGAGTCTCAGATGATCGTGATGATGGGTAACAATCTTTCTTTAACGAGTATTATTCTCAATGGAGATCCATCTATAGAGCATAAAGGAAAACTTCCTTGCCTTGACGAACAAGTCAAGATATCTCAGTTCTATCACTGCGAGGGCTTACTGCTATGCATTTTAAAAGATGATTCTAGGTTTGTGGTTTGTAATCCGTATTTGGAGCAAACAAGGTGGATCGAACCAAGATATTCCCATCGTCCACACGGATGGGATAGGTTCTCTTACGCTCTTGGATACGTGAATACGGATTCTTGTTGTTACTACAAGTTGTTGGGGTTGATAGATTATTACTACAATGCACACGAGAAGCAATTCTTTTGGTATGGAATCTACGATTTTGACTCTGATTTATGGACTACTCTTGATGTCACTCCGCATTGGCGTATAGCGTTTTGTAACCGTGGCGTTTCTCTTAAGGGAAGCACGTACTGGTGTGCTGCAGAAAGGAACGTAGATGTCGATGAAGTCTTGGCCGATCGCttaatctgttttgattttacaagtGAGAGATTTGGTCCGCTTCTGCCTCTGCCGTTTAGTGGTGGGCATATTGACTGTATGACGTTATCTTgtgttagagaagagaagcttgcgGTTTTACTTCAGCACGATGAATCAAATCCATATGAGCTTGACTTATGGATTACGACCAAGATTGAGACTGGAGAG gagaagaaagtcgCCTTTGGTTTTGATGGACGTAACCGCGAGAGAGTTATTGTCATTGGAGAGGCTGGATACTTGAGGGGATTGGATCTCGTTGGAGATTTTGGAGACCAAGAATGTAGGACTGATCTGTgctcttatgttccaagtttagtACAAATCAAGCAACCTGAAGGAGGGGAATCGAAACAACAAAGCGATTTAGAAAAGTGTCGATATGATGAAAACATGTTGAGGCTTGTCTCACTCTAA
- a CDS encoding basic helix-loop-helix (bHLH) DNA-binding superfamily protein (basic helix-loop-helix (bHLH) DNA-binding superfamily protein; FUNCTIONS IN: DNA binding, sequence-specific DNA binding transcription factor activity; INVOLVED IN: regulation of transcription; LOCATED IN: nucleus; EXPRESSED IN: 22 plant structures; EXPRESSED DURING: 13 growth stages; CONTAINS InterPro DOMAIN/s: Helix-loop-helix DNA-binding domain (InterPro:IPR001092), Helix-loop-helix DNA-binding (InterPro:IPR011598); BEST Arabidopsis thaliana protein match is: basic helix-loop-helix (bHLH) DNA-binding superfamily protein (TAIR:AT5G48560.1); Has 2369 Blast hits to 2358 proteins in 154 species: Archae - 0; Bacteria - 6; Metazoa - 35; Fungi - 85; Plants - 2234; Viruses - 0; Other Eukaryotes - 9 (source: NCBI BLink).), producing MNMDKETEQTLNYLPLGQSDPFGNGNEGTIGDFLGRYCNNPQEISPLTLQSFSLNSQISENFPISGGIRFPPYPGQFGSDREFGSQPTTQESNKSSLLDPDSVSDRVHTTKSNSRKRKSIPSGNGKESPASSSLTASNSKVSGENGGSKGGKRSKQDVAGSSKNGVEKCDSKGDNKDDAKPPEAPKDYIHVRARRGQATDSHSLAERARREKISERMTLLQDLVPGCNRITGKAVMLDEIINYVQSLQRQVEFLSMKLATVNPRMEFNANASLSTEMIQPGESLTQSLYAMACSEQRLPSAYYSLGKNMPRFSDTQFPSNDGFVHTETPGFWENNDLQSIVQMGFGDILQQQSNNNNNNCSEPTLQMKLEP from the exons ATGAACATGGACAAGGAAACAGAGCAAACCCTAAATTACTTACCTTTGGGTCAGAGCGATCCCTTTGGCAATGGCAATGAAGGAACAATTGGAGATTTCCTTGGAAGATACTGCAACAACCCTCAGGAGATTTCACCGTTAACTCTACAATCCTTCTCTCTGAATTCTCAGATCTCCGAGAATTTCCCAATCTCTGGTGGAATCAGATTCCCTCCATATCCAGGTCAATTTGGATCCGATCGTGAATTTGGGTCACAACCAACAACGCAGGAGAGTAACAAGAGCTCTTTGTTGGATCCAGATTCAGTTTCGGATCGAGTTCACACCACGAAATCTAACTCTAGAAAGAGGAAGTCGATTCCTAGTGGTAATGGCAAGGAGTCTCCAGCTTCATCGTCTCTTACAGCTTCCAATTCAAAG GTTTCAGGAGAGAATGGTGGATCTAAAGGTGGGAAGAGAAGCAAGCAAGATGTAGCTGGGAGTAGTAAAAACGGAGTAGAGAAGTGCGATAGTAAAGGCGACAATAAGGACGATGCTAAGCCTCCTGAGGCGCCTAAAGATTATATTCATGTCAGAGCTAGAAGGGGTCAAGCAACTGATAGCCATAGTCTTGCTGAAAGA gcaagaagagaaaagattaGTGAGAGAATGACGTTGCTTCAGGATCTGGTTCCTGGTTGCAACCGGATTACAGGGAAAGCAGTCATGCTTgatgaaattataaattatgtgCAGTCCTTGCAGAGACAAGTTGAG ttCTTGTCCATGAAGCTGGCTACCGTAAATCCAAGGATGGAGTTTAATGCTAATGCTTCTTTATCCACAGAG ATGATTCAACCGGGGGAGTCGTTAACGCAGTCTCTTTACGCAATGGCTTGCTCAGAGCAAAGACTTCCATCAGCATACTATTCACTTGGCAAGAACATGCCAAGATTCTCAGACACACAATTCCCCTCAAACGATGGATTTGTTCACACTGAG ACACCAGGATTCTGGGAAAATAATGACCTGCAAAGCATTGTTCAGATGGGTTTTGGAGATATCCTCCAGCAAcagagcaacaacaacaacaacaact GTTCTGAGCCAACGCTTCAGATGAAGCTTGAACCATAG
- a CDS encoding Nucleic acid-binding proteins superfamily (Nucleic acid-binding proteins superfamily; FUNCTIONS IN: RNA binding; INVOLVED IN: response to cold; LOCATED IN: chloroplast stroma, nucleus, chloroplast; EXPRESSED IN: 23 plant structures; EXPRESSED DURING: 13 growth stages; CONTAINS InterPro DOMAIN/s: Nucleic acid-binding, OB-fold-like (InterPro:IPR016027), Nucleic acid-binding, OB-fold (InterPro:IPR012340), Ribosomal protein S1, RNA-binding domain (InterPro:IPR003029); BEST Arabidopsis thaliana protein match is: ribosomal protein S1 (TAIR:AT5G30510.1); Has 30347 Blast hits to 20342 proteins in 2814 species: Archae - 227; Bacteria - 22388; Metazoa - 193; Fungi - 227; Plants - 347; Viruses - 0; Other Eukaryotes - 6965 (source: NCBI BLink).) has protein sequence MAVFSGATTLGSVSFASHLFDQQSTFLSCPLRLLPSSSSSSSNRNSLVCIVKSFSSSATADTDRNSDQSASSSVLSASNSLLRDTSDEASAAGPSDWKTAKAYCKSGDTFEGEVQGFNGGGLLIRFHSLVGFLPYPQLSPSRSCKEPQKSIHEIAKTLVGSKLPVKVVQADEENRKLILSEKLALWPKYSQNVNVGDVFNGRVGSVEDYGAFIHLRFDDGLYHLTGLVHVSEVSWDYVQDVRDVLRDGDEVRVIVTNIDKEKSRITLSIKQLEDDPLLETLDKVILKDSSTGSPSLSSNNGDTIEPLPGLETILEELLKEDGIEAVKINRQGFEKRVVSQDLQLWLSNTPPSDGKFVLLARAGRQVQEIHLTTSLEQGGIKKALQHVLERVP, from the exons ATGGCGGTTTTTAGTGGCGCTACTACTTTAGGTTCTGTTTCATTCGCCTCTCATCTCTTCGACCAACAATCCACTTTCCTCTCTTGCCCACTTAGACTCCTTCcttcctcgtcttcttcttcttccaatagAAACTCTCTCGTCTGCATAGTCAAATCCTTCTCAAGCTCCGCCACAGCAGATACCGATAGAAACTCCGATCAATCAGCCTCTTCCTCAGTCCTCTCCGCTTCCAATTCTCTTCTCCGTGATACCTCCGACGAAGCTTCAGCTGCAGGACCAAGCGATTGGAAAACAGCAAAAGCTTATTGTAAAAGTGGTGATACATTTGAAGGTGAAGTTCAAGGCTTTAATGGTGGTGGCTTACTTATTCGTTTTCATTCTCTTGTGGGTTTTCTTCCTTATCCACAATTAAGTCCTTCCCGTTCTTGTAAAG AGCCTCAGAAAAGTATTCATGAGATAGCTAAGACTTTGGTTGGTTCTAAACTTCCTGTAAAG GTTGTTCAAGCTGATGAGGAAAATAGAAAGTTGATTTTATCTGAGAAGTTAGCATTATGGCCAAAGTATTCACAAAACGTTAATGTTGGGGATGTGTTTAACGGAAGAGTAGGTTCTGTTGAGGACTATGGTGCCTTTATCCACTTGCGTTTTGATGATG GTCTTTATCATTTAACTGGACTAGTGCATGTCTCCGAAGTATCATGGGATTACGTTCAAGATGTTAGGGATGTACTACGCGATGGTGACGAGGTTCGGGTTATAGTCACGAATATTGACAA AGAGAAATCAAGGATTACACTATCCATCAAACAACTAGAAGATGATCCTCTTCTAGAAACATTAGACAAAGTGATTTTGAAG GACAGTTCTACTGGATCTCCTTCGCTAAGCTCGAACAATGGGGATACAATTGAACCTCTTCCAGGGCTAGAAACAATACTTGAAGAGCTTTTAAAGGAAGATGG AATAGAAGCTGTGAAAATCAACCGGCAAGGATTTGAGAAAAGAGTGGTTTCACAAGACCTACAACTTTGGCTCTCAAAT ACACCGCCTTCTGATGGGaagtttgttcttcttgcCCGTGCTGGAAGACAG GTGCAAGAGATACACTTGACAACGTCTCTGGAACAAGGAGGAATCAAGAAAGCGCTTCAGCATGTACTAGAACGCGTCCCCTAA
- the Tic22-III gene encoding Tic22-like family protein (Tic22-like family protein; LOCATED IN: chloroplast, chloroplast inner membrane; EXPRESSED IN: 23 plant structures; EXPRESSED DURING: 14 growth stages; CONTAINS InterPro DOMAIN/s: Tic22-like (InterPro:IPR007378); BEST Arabidopsis thaliana protein match is: Tic22-like family protein (TAIR:AT4G33350.1); Has 104 Blast hits to 104 proteins in 42 species: Archae - 0; Bacteria - 39; Metazoa - 0; Fungi - 0; Plants - 52; Viruses - 0; Other Eukaryotes - 13 (source: NCBI BLink).): MNSNIFPPSKQQNELNNIQQSFSNLQSQCSNLLLNVSQTLNPLFNANTNNNKPNIFSALNSFRDQAKQALDSRISRFNSGKAPVWARISDDGGGARAQVTVPIRGSGKGLSADAIEERLAGVPVYALSNSNEEFVLVSGTSSGKSLGLLFCKEEDAETLLKEMKSMDPRMRKEGSKVVALALSKVFQLKVNGVAFRLIPESTQVKNALKERKTAGIDDDDFHGVPVFQSKSLILRSENMSYRPVFFRKEDLEKSLIRASSQQNRLNPALKPGDIQVAVFEDIVKGMRESTTSNWDDIVFIPPGFEVSTEQTQE, translated from the exons ATGAATTCAAACATTTTCCCACCATCGAAACAACAAAACGAGCTTAATAATATACAACAATCCTTCTCAAATCTCCAATCTCAATGCTCCAATTTACTCCTCAACGTTTCACAAACCCTTAATCCTCTCTTCAACGCCAACacgaacaacaacaaaccTAATATATTCTCTGCTCTCAATTCGTTTCGTGATCAAGCTAAGCAAGCTTTAGATTCTAGAATCTCTCGATTCAATTCTGGTAAGGCACCTGTCTGGGCGAGAATTTCTGACGACGGTGGTGGTGCGAGGGCTCAGGTGACGGTTCCGATTCGCGGAAGCGGGAAAGGATTATCTGCTGATGCTATTGAGGAGAGATTGGCGGGAGTTCCTGTTTACGCGTTGAGTAATTCGAATGAGGAGTTTGTGTTGGTTTCAGGGACTTCCTCTGGGAAATCTCTgggtttgttgttttgtaaagaGGAAGATGCAGAGACTCTTCTTAAAGAGATGAAGAGTATGGATCCTCGTATGAGGAAAGAAGGTTCAAAAGTTGTTGCTCTTGCTCTTAGCAAG GTGTTCCAGTTAAAAGTTAATGGTGTGGCATTTAGGTTGATTCCTGAGTCTACTCAAGTGAAAAATGCCTTGAAG GAAAGGAAAACAGCTGGtatcgatgatgatgacttcCATGGTGTTCCGGTTTTCCAG TCAAAGAGCTTGATTCTACGAAGTGAAAACATGAGTTATCGCCCTGTTTTCTTTAGAAAG GAGgacttggaaaaatctctAATACGAGCGTCCAGCCAACAGAACCGACTTAACCCTGCTCTGAAACCAGGCGATATTCAG GTTGCAGTTTTCGAAGATATTGTCAAGGGAATGAGG GAAAGCACGACGTCAAACTGGGACGACATTGTGTTTATACCGCCTGGTTTTGAGGTTTCAACTGAGCAAACACAGGAGTAA
- the Tic22-III gene encoding Tic22-like family protein, which yields MNSNIFPPSKQQNELNNIQQSFSNLQSQCSNLLLNVSQTLNPLFNANTNNNKPNIFSALNSFRDQAKQALDSRISRFNSGKAPVWARISDDGGGARAQVTVPIRGSGKGLSADAIEERLAGVPVYALSNSNEEFVLVSGTSSGKSLGLLFCKEEDAETLLKEMKSMDPRMRKEGSKVVALALSKVFQLKVNGVAFRLIPESTQVKNALKERKTAGIDDDDFHGVPVFQSKSLILRSENMSYRPVFFRKVS from the exons ATGAATTCAAACATTTTCCCACCATCGAAACAACAAAACGAGCTTAATAATATACAACAATCCTTCTCAAATCTCCAATCTCAATGCTCCAATTTACTCCTCAACGTTTCACAAACCCTTAATCCTCTCTTCAACGCCAACacgaacaacaacaaaccTAATATATTCTCTGCTCTCAATTCGTTTCGTGATCAAGCTAAGCAAGCTTTAGATTCTAGAATCTCTCGATTCAATTCTGGTAAGGCACCTGTCTGGGCGAGAATTTCTGACGACGGTGGTGGTGCGAGGGCTCAGGTGACGGTTCCGATTCGCGGAAGCGGGAAAGGATTATCTGCTGATGCTATTGAGGAGAGATTGGCGGGAGTTCCTGTTTACGCGTTGAGTAATTCGAATGAGGAGTTTGTGTTGGTTTCAGGGACTTCCTCTGGGAAATCTCTgggtttgttgttttgtaaagaGGAAGATGCAGAGACTCTTCTTAAAGAGATGAAGAGTATGGATCCTCGTATGAGGAAAGAAGGTTCAAAAGTTGTTGCTCTTGCTCTTAGCAAG GTGTTCCAGTTAAAAGTTAATGGTGTGGCATTTAGGTTGATTCCTGAGTCTACTCAAGTGAAAAATGCCTTGAAG GAAAGGAAAACAGCTGGtatcgatgatgatgacttcCATGGTGTTCCGGTTTTCCAG TCAAAGAGCTTGATTCTACGAAGTGAAAACATGAGTTATCGCCCTGTTTTCTTTAGAAAGGTTAGTTAA
- the SCRL13 gene encoding SCR-like 13 (SCR-like 13 (SCRL13); LOCATED IN: endomembrane system; BEST Arabidopsis thaliana protein match is: SCR-like 12 (TAIR:AT3G23727.1); Has 35333 Blast hits to 34131 proteins in 2444 species: Archae - 798; Bacteria - 22429; Metazoa - 974; Fungi - 991; Plants - 531; Viruses - 0; Other Eukaryotes - 9610 (source: NCBI BLink).) → MRCVTSFVVLCILMFLVVNNVKVDVKAQRRKPVCKLTGVLNPGKCPTAIHDASNLCSRKLASPNMTFKRCDCQNTEWRGKDHYQCTCYIKLPCNQ, encoded by the exons ATGAGGTGTGTTACCTCGTTTGTAGTTTTGTGTATTCTCATGTTCCTTGTGGTAAACAATGTTAAAG TAGATGTGAAAGCACAACGAAGGAAACCTGTTTGTAAATTGACTGGTGTCCTAAACCCTGGAAAATGTCCCACAGCTATACATGATGCAAGCAACTTGTGTAGTCGCAAATTGGCTTCACCTAATATGACATTTAAGCGTTGCGACTGTCAAAACACTGAATGGCGAGGGAAAGACCACTATCAATGCACATGTTATATAAAACTCCCTTGCAACCAATAG
- the SCRL12 gene encoding SCR-like 12 (SCR-like 12 (SCRL12); LOCATED IN: endomembrane system; BEST Arabidopsis thaliana protein match is: SCR-like 13 (TAIR:AT3G23715.1); Has 35333 Blast hits to 34131 proteins in 2444 species: Archae - 798; Bacteria - 22429; Metazoa - 974; Fungi - 991; Plants - 531; Viruses - 0; Other Eukaryotes - 9610 (source: NCBI BLink).), whose translation MRCVTSFVVFCILMFFVLNIFTVEVKAQRLVPLCKTIGYENPGKCPADGNKFCRRKLDDRYVKYKRCDCQDTKGRKQNHHRCICYMKLPCNQ comes from the exons ATGAGGTGTGTTACTTCGTTTGTAGTTTTCTGCATTctcatgttttttgttttgaacattTTTACAG TAGAAGTGAAGGCACAACGATTGGTTCCTCTTTGTAAAACAATTGGTTATGAAAATCCTGGAAAATGTCCTGCTGACGGAAACAAGTTTTGTCGCCGCAAATTGGATGATCGTTATGTAAAATATAAGCGTTGCGATTGTCAAGATACCAAAGGGCGAAAGCAAAACCACCATCGCTGCATATGTTATATGAAACTTCCTTGCAATCAATAG
- the XTH16 gene encoding xyloglucan endotransglucosylase/hydrolase 16 (xyloglucan endotransglucosylase/hydrolase 16 (XTH16); FUNCTIONS IN: hydrolase activity, acting on glycosyl bonds, hydrolase activity, hydrolyzing O-glycosyl compounds, xyloglucan:xyloglucosyl transferase activity; INVOLVED IN: carbohydrate metabolic process, cellular glucan metabolic process; LOCATED IN: endomembrane system, cell wall, apoplast; EXPRESSED IN: 22 plant structures; EXPRESSED DURING: 13 growth stages; CONTAINS InterPro DOMAIN/s: Xyloglucan endotransglucosylase/hydrolase (InterPro:IPR016455), Xyloglucan endo-transglycosylase, C-terminal (InterPro:IPR010713), Concanavalin A-like lectin/glucanase, subgroup (InterPro:IPR013320), Concanavalin A-like lectin/glucanase (InterPro:IPR008985), Glycoside hydrolase, family 16, active site (InterPro:IPR008263), Glycoside hydrolase, family 16 (InterPro:IPR000757); BEST Arabidopsis thaliana protein match is: xyloglucan endotransglucosylase/hydrolase 15 (TAIR:AT4G14130.1); Has 2187 Blast hits to 2165 proteins in 308 species: Archae - 0; Bacteria - 273; Metazoa - 0; Fungi - 414; Plants - 1389; Viruses - 0; Other Eukaryotes - 111 (source: NCBI BLink).), producing the protein MGRILNRTVLMTLLVVTMAGTAFSGSFNEEFDLTWGEHRGKIFSGGKMLSLSLDRVSGSGFKSKKEYLFGRIDMQLKLVAGNSAGTVTAYYLSSEGPTHDEIDFEFLGNETGKPYVLHTNVFAQGKGNREQQFYLWFDPTKNFHTYSLVWRPQHIIFMVDNVPIRVFNNAEQLGVPFPKNQPMKIYSSLWNADDWATRGGLVKTDWSKAPFTAYYRGFNAAACTVSSGSSFCDPKFKSSFTNGESQVANELNAYGRRRLRWVQKYFMIYDYCSDLKRFPQGFPPECRKSRV; encoded by the exons ATGGGTCGAATCTTGAACCGTACCGTGTTAATGACTCTTCTAGTCGTAACAATGGCCGGAACAGCATTCTCCGGTAGCTTCAACGAAGAGTTTGACTTAACTTGGGGTGAACACAGAGGCAAAATCTTCAGTGGAGGAAAAATGTTGTCACTCTCACTAGACCGGGTTTCCGGGTCGGGTTTTAAATCCAAGAAAGAATATTTGTTCGGAAGAATCGACATGCAGCTTAAACTCGTCGCCGGTAACTCCGCTGGAACCGTCACTGCCTACTAC TTGTCATCGGAAGGACCAACACACGACGAGATAGACTTTGAGTTTCTTGGTAATGAAACAGGGAAGCCTTATGTTCTTCACACTAATGTATTTGCTCAAGGCAaaggaaacagagaacaaCAGTTTTATCTCTGGTTTGATCCAACCAAGAACTTCCACACTTATTCTCTTGTCTGGAGACCACAACACATCAT ATTTATGGTAGATAATGTTCCAATCAGAGTATTCAACAATGCAGAGCAACTTGGTGTTCCATTTCCCAAGAACCAACCAATGAAGATATACTCGAGTTTATGGAATGCAGATGATTGGGCTACAAGAGGTGGTTTGGTTAAGACAGATTGGTCTAAAGCTCCTTTCACAGCTTACTACAGAGGCTTTAACGCTGCAGCTTGTACTGTTTCTTCAGGGTCATCTTTCTGTGATCCTAAGTTTAAGAGTTCTTTTACTAATGGTGAATCTCAAGTGGCTAATGAGCTTAATGCTTatgggagaagaagattaagatGGGTTCAGAAgtattttatgatttatgattatTGTTCTGATTTAAAAAGGTTTCCTCAAGGATTCCCACCAGAGTGTAGGAAGTCTAGAGTCTAA